A window of Solanum stenotomum isolate F172 chromosome 3, ASM1918654v1, whole genome shotgun sequence contains these coding sequences:
- the LOC125859227 gene encoding F-box/LRR-repeat protein 25-like, which produces MTNLKKQKVTEEEAPQGISKLPDLLLLQILSLLPTKDAFRTCLVSPTWRRLPTLIDSFNFTCSTDREREDFSFIQNALAHSLSSKIIKFKLDLTDLSLSDCSFRPEYETLISRCFSFAVEREVENVLLWSQYSNGCTLPESLCTCSSLITLDVKHCGFNNAVISWNSLKSIKLGHLMLTDDEMVKLLLGCPALETMELYSYTGFHHLEINSLKLKTLKLKDYVRSDGNGDDLEILAPYIQHLEISGEDLKCRLVDVSSVVNAKLIYSFSCIKGIPSTYVEDCCRDYHQVVYTLVQDNLQKFVFNSKILTIRFVKVLSVCCEVLPLFHNLKKVKIVISSDACWKDHVKRGFEKVTKLSEYLLLNAPVVQDRPPMLRLTSRSELCMSSLLVVSCLKILEINGFCVSISYLVLYFRIL; this is translated from the exons ATGACAAATCTGAAGAAGCAAAAGGTAACAGAGGAAGAAGCACCACAAGGAATCAGTAAGTTGCCGGATCTACTGCTCCTTCAAATTCTCTCACTTCTCCCAACAAAGGATGCATTTAGAACTTGTCTAGTTTCTCCAACGTGGCGGCGTCTCCCTACTTTAATTGATAGCTTCAATTTCACTTGTTCAACTGACCGGGAAAGAGAAGATTTCTCCTTTATTCAAAATGCATTAGCACATTCCCTCTCTTCCAAAATTATAAAGTTCAAACTTGACTTAACTGACTTGAGTCTATCAGACTGCAGTTTCAGGCCTGAGTATGAAACCCTAATCAGTCGTTGTTTTAGTTTTGCTGTTGAAAGAGAAGTGGAAAATGTTCTGTTGTGGTCTCAGTATAGTAATGGGTGCACATTGCCTGAATCTCTCTGCACATGTTCGTCCTTGATAACTTTAGATGTTAAACATTGTGGCTTTAATAACGCGGTCATATCGTGGAACTCTCTAAAGAGTATAAAATTGGGGCATTTGATGCTAACCGATGATGAAATGGTGAAATTATTGTTAGGCTGTCCTGCATTGGAAACAATGGAATTATATAGCTATACTGGTTTCCATCACCTGGAAATTAATTCCCTAAAATTGAAGACACTTAAGTTGAAAGATTATGTTCGGAGTGATGGAAATGGAGATGACTTAGAAATTCTTGCCCCGTATATTCAGCATTTGGAAATATCAGGAGAAGATCTCAAGTGTAGGCTTGTTGATGTATCTTCGGTAGTGAATGCTAAGCTCATTTACAGCTTTTCCTGTATCAAAGGCATTCCAAGTACTTATGTGGAAGATTGCTGCCGTGACTATCATCAAGTAGTATATACCCTCGTCCAAGATAATCTTCAAAA GTTTGTCTTTAACTCGAAAATCCTTACAATTAGATTTGTCAAAGTACTATCTGTCTGTTGTGAAGTACTTCCCTT GTTTCACAACCTCAAGAAGGTTAAGATTGTCATCTCCTCAGATGCGTGCTGGAAAGATCATGTCAAAAGGGGCTTTGAAAAGGTTACCAAACTTTCAGAATATCTGTTATTGAATGCACCG GTTGTCCAAGATCGTCCACCAATGCTGCGATTAACTTCCAGGAGTGAGCTTTGCATGAGTTCACTGCTAGTAGTTTCCTGTCTCAAGATATTAGAAAT AAATGGATTTTGTGTGTCTATTTCTTACCTAGTTCTATACTTCAGAATTCTCTGA
- the LOC125859228 gene encoding F-box/LRR-repeat protein At3g03360-like, with protein sequence MELTNLKKQKVIEEEAPMNKLPDPLLVQILSLLPTEDAFRTCLVSTTWRRLLTLIHSFNFTCREREDLSFIHNALAHSLSSKIIKFQLDLTYLRLSDCSFRPEYETLISRCFSFAVERQVENVVLWSQNSNRFTLPKSLCTCSSLITLDVQNCDLNKAVIAWNSLKSIKLGHLKLTDDDMLDDWSVDFLVNSRCNSELLDLAKGHNMDLLSGVSFVEFRNLKEVKIVISPERCLKDHVKWGFEKLSKLSEFLLLNAPVLEKFVIISKKRSRFGPEPPPVSSSLASSMLWVLFSLKD encoded by the exons ATGGAATTGACAAATCTGAAGAAACAAAAGGTAATCGAGGAAGAAGCACCAATGAATAAGTTGCCGGATCCACTCCTCGTTCAAATTCTCTCACTTCTCCCAACAGAGGATGCATTCAGAACTTGTCTAGTCTCTACAACGTGGCGGCGTCTCCTCACTTTAATTCATAGCTTCAATTTCACTTGCCGGGAAAGAGAAGATTTATCCTTTATTCATAATGCATTAGCACATTCCCTCTCTTCCAAAATTATAAAGTTCCAACTCGACTTAACTTACTTACGTCTATCAGACTGCAGTTTCAGGCCTGAGTATGAAACCCTAATCAGTCGTTGTTTTAGTTTTGCTGTTGAAAGACAAGTGGAAAATGTTGTGTTGTGGTCTCAGAATAGTAATAGGTTCACATTGCCTAAATCTCTCTGCACATGTTCTTCGTTGATAACTTTAGATGTTCAAAATTGTGACCTTAATAAAGCAGTCATAGCGTGGAACTCTTTAAAGAGTATAAAGTTGGGGCATTTGAAGCTAACCGATGATGATATG TTAGATGATTGGTCCGTCGACTTTCTTGTCAATTCCCGCTGCAACTCTGAGTTACTTGATTTGGCCAAAGGACATAATATGGATTTGCTGAGTGGAGTTTCATTCGTTGAGTTTCGCAACCTCAAGGAGGTTAAGATTGTCATCTCCCCGGAGCGGTGCTTGAAAGATCATGTCAAATGGGGCTTTGAAAAGCTTTCCAAACTTTCAGAATTTCTGTTATTGAATGCACCGGTTTTGGAGAAGTTTGTTATCATATCAAAGAAAAGAAG ccGGTTTGGTCCTGAACCTCCTCCAGTTTCTTCTTCATTAGCCAGTTCAATGCTTTGGGTCTTATTTTCCTTGAAGGACTAG